DNA sequence from the Alteribacter lacisalsi genome:
CTCGTTTATCTGCTTCAGCCACATAAGAGAAGGTGTCCAAAAACAGGTTTATTTCTTTTTCAGAAGGTGACTTTTTGTCTGCAATCGCCATAATTTTCTTCTTTATTTTCTGGAAAGCTTTTCTTTCATCTTCCGGTACAATTGCATCTGAAAGCTGGTTCAGATAATGTTCGAACTCGGGTACTTCATCTTTCCAGGCATAAAGCGTTTTGGTACTCATGCCGTTAGCTTTGCAGAACTGTTCGATACTATGGTTTTCATTCATCTGAGACATAGCAAGTTTACGGGCAATTACTGCCT
Encoded proteins:
- a CDS encoding phBC6A51 family helix-turn-helix protein, which translates into the protein MNSTAMKLLNSVDKPERLTERQAVIARKLAMSQMNENHSIEQFCKANGMSTKTLYAWKDEVPEFEHYLNQLSDAIVPEDERKAFQKIKKKIMAIADKKSPSEKEINLFLDTFSYVAEADKRERARALGIDSGNGNTGSDNMSIEDKKNVLLKRLKD